In one window of Macadamia integrifolia cultivar HAES 741 chromosome 2, SCU_Mint_v3, whole genome shotgun sequence DNA:
- the LOC122059749 gene encoding uncharacterized protein LOC122059749 — protein MPELRRGFSGNYGYSSDSGIRALRTAQNYRNYGYSDGGGIEFRPITEGEDESGPPSPTLWSSSPSRIPEAEASLLHHSSLSPASRKNAIAKGRKEIMEMIRNVPETSYDLSLRDLVEKAHVQISTDKKSNDPKMQSEKGKRKKSQERNKRQMGRSVSMETEPVLLKMFFPTSLGLKKKSLSMDTGSKTPPRSPKLERQEKSIDKEWWKKRYSFAGDSDTVVKSSNNIGSIGSSGSSSSGSSRRRSKIGRLAECWSCFQSKDKTL, from the exons ATGCCTGAACTCCGACGTGGGTTCTCTGGAAACTATGGTTATTCATCAGATTCCGGCATCCGGGCTCTGAGAACAGCTCAAAACTACCGGAATTATGGGTATTCTGATGGTGGTGGTATTGAATTTAGACCAATCacagaaggagaagatgagtCTGGACCACCATCACCAACACTATGGAGCTCAAGCCCATCAAGAATTCCTGAAGCAGAGGCTTCACTTCTACACCACAGCAGCCTTTCTCCGGCATCTCGAAAGAATGCGATCGCCAAAGGCAGAAAGGAGATCATGGAGATGATTCGAAACGTACCTGAAACTTCTTATGATCTCTCCTTGAGAGATCTTGTGGAGAAGGCACATGTTCAGATTAGTACAGATAAGAAAAGTAATGATCCAAAGATGCAGAGTGAGaaggggaaaaggaagaagagtcAGGAAAGAAATAAGAGGCAGATGGGGAGAAGTGTAAGCATGGAAACTGAACCTGTCTTGCTTAAGATGTTCTTCCCAACTTCTTTGGGACTGAAAAAGAAGAGCTTGtcaatggatactggttctaAAACCCCACCCAGATCTCCAAAGTTGGAGCGACAAGAGAAAAGTATAGATAAAGAGTGGTGGAAAAAAAGATACTCATTTGCAGGGGATAGTGATACGGTTGTAAAAAGTAGCAATAACATTGGAAGCATTGGTAGCAgtggtagcagcagcagtggaagtagcagaagaagaag CAAAATTGGTCGCTTAGCTGAATGCTGGTCTTGCTTCCAAAGCAAAGACAAAACCTTGTAA